A single window of Bombus pascuorum chromosome 1, iyBomPasc1.1, whole genome shotgun sequence DNA harbors:
- the LOC132908031 gene encoding protein split ends isoform X2, producing the protein MSYSYHKCSSSMSSRGRGFNSRGGSSYRGRGGGSGNEWNSGSTGGNMSSRGGYSSSRGGRFKYSTTSYDSRSKYNSGGSERYSSRGGRGEHSNSYKRPRESYSGRDEHRSSSDSTRKRMRSDSYQGGGSGSGSQRYSSSYGGSSASAPYDDNKGSSSSAVYEDKRQSERASSYHRSEDRHSASRSYAPPPPPRISEMAPPTQRYTSSRGRISHQSSNYRGRISTRGSGRGGGFHRMSSRSDVIMARKRTLHSLDYRRKLLGSRSRDYIQRVRMTTTKLRRSSGTTRLSGSKKESGSGTSMKDKDREMTKAINAEFSDDDEEDDDNKSNWDDDDKPHERDDEEEEEEEEKKKKDEKRKKEKQDRERQNTEDEEEKEDEVKEDEDDRKHEDDEDDGDDEERDENDKTDHGRTTGSEELPSRRDGRKFIKLTCPHCAHRSVTFKEYSLHLYSGRHSAAMRRIASRHKATLTRMRVLQRQEQRRVEARDAARGTLPSRTMFCPICKLNYRSLKAIHQLSDSHRQMKRFLTPFCRTCRIQFRSPMLFETHMCSLDHIKRKSALKERMNAAGNGEAEANSSGPEEDDKEVNLDNFMTLDSVGDVDEDEESSEKKKEKPENEGTNDTEKKPKSKQMIKVGAEYIKRVEVQFCELCKIYLPRSENSERAIALHCSTRSHLKRYVRDNDDKALRRQAERIHLQSSSSTNNTTTPNAVNSTENAKSPTNSEPPSTNNTLPVTTTDGTNTAESGKAIEQKGVVESEKNMKENKNGQAEDDDDDDYPGDSGDKLWDDVDKDLGDILRETEAGGKSSDDEDSRYDRFRNSDKKQQHSGKDKERDSEKNEIDEKENIKKQELKVKIEKIDM; encoded by the exons ATGAGTTATAGCTACCATAAATGCAG ctCTAGTATGAGTTCTCGTGGCCGTGGATTTAATTCTCGAGGGGGCAGTTCTTATAGGGGAAGAGGAGGTGGTAGTGGAAATGAATGGAACAGTGGATCCACAGGAGGAAATATGTCTAGCAGAGGAGGTTATTCCTCATCTAGAGGAGgcagatttaaatattcaactaCCAGTTATGATTCTCGGTCAAAGTATAATTCTG gAGGGTCTGAAAGATATTCTAGTAGAGGAGGAAGAGGTGAACATTCAAATAGTTATAAAAGACCAAGG gaaTCTTATTCTGGAAGAGATGAACACCGATCATCGAGTGATTCAACTCGTAAAAGGATGAGAAGTGATTCATATcag GGTGGAGGTAGCGGTAGCGGCTCTCAGAGGTATTCTTCGTCGTATGGTGGTTCATCTGCATCAGCTCCTTATGACGATAATAAGGGATCGTCGTCTTCGGCCGTGTATGAGGACAAGAGACAAAGCGAACGTGCTTCGTCATACCATCGCTCAGAGGACCGTCATTCAGCATCGCGGAGCTATGCACCTCCACCACCCCCTCGAATTAGTGAAATGGCACCTCCAACTCAGAGATATACCTCGAGCCGAGGGCGAATATCGCATCAAAGCTCAAACTACAGAGGTCGCATTTCAACTCGTGGAAGCGGTAGAGGGGGTGGATTCCATCGTATGAGCTCTCGATCGGACGTCATCATGGCTCGCAAGCGTACTCTACACTCACTCGACTATCGACGCAAGCTGCTAGGATCGCGATCGCGAGACTACATCCAGCGTGTGCGCATGACCACAACCAAATTGCGCAGgag TAGCGGTACTACTAGGCTATCCGGAAGTAAAAAGGAGTCAGGATCAGGAACGAGCATGAAGGACAAGGATAGAGAGATGACCAAAGCTATTAACGCTGAATTTTCCGATGACGATGAAGAGGATGATGATAACAAAAGTAATTGGGATGATGATGATAAG CCACATGAACgcgacgacgaagaagaagaggaagaggaagagaaaaagaaaaaagatgaaaaaagaaagaaggaaaaacaaGATCGGGAAAGACAAAATACTGAAGatgaggaagagaaagaagacgaagtaaaagaagatgaagatgATCGAAAACATGAG GATGATGAGGACGATGGGGATGATGAAGAAAGagatgaaaatgataaaacagaTCACGGTAGAACTACTGGTTCAGAAGAGTTACCTAGTAGAAGAGATgggagaaaatttattaaattaacttGTCCACATTGCGCTCATCGTAGTGTTACTTTCAAAGAATACTCGCTACATTTATATTCGGGCCGTCACAGTGCAGCAATGAGACGAATTGCATCACGGCACAAAGCAACTTTGACTCGTATGCGTGTCTTGCAACGACAAGAACAACGACGTGTCGAGGCCCGAGATGCTGCGCGTGGTACTTTGCCTTCTCGTACCATGTTCTGTCCGATCTGTAAACTTAATTATCGTTCTCTTAAAGCAATACATCAGCTATCAGATTCCCATCGTCAAATGAAACGATTTCTCACACCATTTTGCCGCACCTGTCGTATTCAATTTCGATCACCAATGCTATTTGAAACTCATATGTGTTCTTTGGATCACATTAAG AGGAAAAGTgcattaaaagaaagaatgaaCGCTGCTGGCAATGGTGAAGCGGAAGCGAATTCAAGTGGACCTGAAGAAGATGACAAGGAAGTTAATCTTGATAACTTTATGACTCTGGATTCTGTAGGTGATGTTGACG AAGATGAAGAGTCTtccgagaaaaagaaagaaaaaccaGAAAATGAAGGTACAAACGACACAGAAAAGAAACCTAAAAGCAAACAAATGATTAAAGTGGGAGCAGAATACATAAAACGTGTCGAAGTACAATTCTGTGAATTGTGTAAGATATATCTACCACGTAGTGAGAATAGTGAAAGAGCAATAGCGCTCCATTGTTCAACCAGAAGTCATCTTAAACG ATATGTGCGCGATAATGATGATAAAGCATTGCGAAGGCAAGCAGAAAGAATCCATCTGCAATCATCGTCATCTACCAATAATACTACTACTCCAAATGCTGTAAATAGTACAGAAAATGCTAAATCTCCAACTAATTCTGAACCACCATCTACAAATAACACATTGCCAGTAACTACAACTGATGGCACTAATACTGCTGAGTCGGGTAAAGCAATTGAGCAGAAAGGGGTTGTTGAAtctgaaaaaaatatgaaagagaataaaaatggACAAGCGgaagatgatgatgatgatgattaCCCCGGCGATAGTGGCGATAAGTTATGGGATGATGTTGATAAGGACTTGGGCGATATTTTAAGAGAAACAGAAGCAGGAGGTAAATCTAGCGATGATGAAGATTCTCGTTATGATCGTTTCCGTAATTCAGATAAGAAACAACAACATTCTGGCAAGGATAAAGAAAGGGACAGTGAAAAGAACGAAatagatgaaaaagaaaatataaaaaagcaaGAACtgaaagtaaaaattgaaaaaatagaCATGTAA